Within the Candidatus Dormiibacterota bacterium genome, the region CCATGAGGATCAGGACCAGGGTCGCGGACACGCCGATCAGGGGTGCGAGATAGGTCGAAAAGGCGGGATCGTCCACCAGGGGCAGCCGCAGCAGACTCAGAATCCTGAGGATGAAGGGTGTGGACACGCCGTGGACGAGGCCGAACAGGACGCGGAGCAGCCAGATCGTGATCAGGAGGGGCAGGATGATCACGAGACCGGTCAGGAAGAGACGGCGGAGGCGGGCGAACAGCCCCTGATCGTCGCCCCCTGCCCTACCCAAGACCGTCCCCCCGGGGGCCCGCTTGCGCCCCGATCACCCCCAGCCGTCTCGAGAACTTGTAGAAGTAATCGGCTGCGGACAGCGTCGCCACCACCACCACGACCCAGATCGCGATGTCCCCGGCGAGGTCCCACTTCCCCAGGTAGGTGTTCCCGAAGATGAGCAGCACGACGGCCACCACCTGCGACACGGTCTTGTATTTGCCCCAGATGCTCGCCGCGATCGTGATGCCCTGGCTGGAGGCGATCATGCGCAGCCCGTCCACCGCGAACTCGCGGCCGATGATGATCCAGACCATCCAGGCCCGCGCCACGCCGATCTGCACGAGCGAGATGAACGCGGCGGAGGTGAGCAGCTTGTCGGCGATCGGGTCGAGGAGGATGCCGAGCGTCGTCACCTGGTTGCGCCTGCGCGCCAGCCAGCCGTCGAGATAATCGGTGCACGAGGCCAGGAGGAACACGATGACGCCGATCATCTGCCACGACAGTCCGAAGGTCTCGAGGTACGTGACGCGGGTCATCAGGACGACGACCAGGACCGGTGTCAGAAAGATGCGGACGATCGTGATCCAGGTTGGGAGGTTGATCATCCTTTAGGGTGCCAGGAAGTCCGAGTGTAGAATGCCGCGAGGCCGCGCCCCGCTCGCGCCCGAACCGGCCGTCGCTCAAGGCGGGGCAATCCGAACCTAGCACACGGCCCGCGCTACGGTCAACGGGACTCGACGACCCATCGGCGCGCCGCGGCAGGCGCGAAGAGGATCGGGCACGACATGGCGATTCGTTTCGGCACCGATGGCTGGCGCGCTGTGGTCGCGGACGGATTCACCTTCGACAACGTGCGCGCCGTGTCCCAGGCCGTCGCGGATCTGCTCCAGGAGGACGGCGGGGCGCGCGCCCCCGTGCCGGTCGGCCACGACGTCCGTTTCCTGGGCCCCCGGTTCGCCGAGACCGTCGCCGCCGTGCTCGAAGGGAACGGCGTTCCCGCGATCCTTCCCGACGGGCCGGTCACGACGCCGATGGTCTCCTGCCAGGTCGTCGCGGGCGGAGCTCCGCTCGGCGTGTGCATCACCGCCAGCCACAACCCGCCGGAGTACAACGGATTCAAGATCAAGGCCGCCTTCGGCGGCAGCGCTCCTCCCGAGCTGACGACGCGAGTCGAGGCGCTCCTGGGTCGAACACCTCCGCGCTCCGGGGCCGTTTCTGGAAGCCGCCGGTCGTTCCTGCCGGCGTACGTTCCACGCCTCCGGTCGGTGGTCGATCTCGCGCTCATCCGCAGGAACCCGGTGCGCGCCGTGGTCGACAGCATGCACGGCAGCGGCGGGCGGATCCTGGAGGACCTGGTGCGCCCCGGACGCGTCCGGGTCACGACGGTCCGCTGGGAGCCCGACCCGATGTTCGGCGGCCGGGCGCCCGAGCCGCTCCCCGACAACCTGGGGCCGTTGCGTCAGGCGGTGGTCCGGCTGCGAGCCCACATCGGCATCGCCACCGACGGCGACGGCGACCGGATCGCCGCGTGCGACGAGACCGGACGCGTCCTGTCCCCGTTCCAGGTGTTCGCGCTCGTGGCCCTGCACCTGATCGAGCACAAGAAGTGGCGCGGCGCCATCGCCCGCACCTTCGCGAACACCCTGGTCGCGGAGCGGATCGCCCGCCGCTTCGGCCTGCCGTTCTACGACCTGCCGGTCGGCTTCAAGCACGTCGCGAAGCTGATGCGGGAGCAGGACGTCCTCATCGGCGGCGAGGAAAGCGGCGGCATCGGCGTCAAGGGGTTTCTGCCGGAGCGCGACGGGATCCTGATCGGACTCCTCCTCCTCGAGATGCTCTCGACGGGGGACCCCAGTCTATCCAGGCGCATCACGGCGATGGAGAAGGAGTACGGACGGTTCTTCTACCGTCGCGTCGACCTGTCGACGCCCGTCGAGGCGGCGCGCCAGGCGGTGGCGCGTCTGCGGCAGGACCCGCCGGCGCGGCTCGCGGGCCTTGCGGTGACGGGGGTCGACACCCTGGACGGCGTCAAGCTCCTGCTGGGCGACGCGGGCTGGATCCTGTTCCGCGGGTCCGGCACCGAGCCCCTCTTGAGGGTGTATTGCGAGGCGCGCTCCGCTGCCGAGGTGGAACGTCTGATCCGGGCGGGGACGGATCGTCTGCGGAGACCGACACGCGACGGCGGCAGGAAGGTCGCCGTGCCTCAGCGGCCGCCGCGCGTGGCGGAATAGATTTCGAGCAGGCCGTCGACGCTCTTCAGGCTGGTGAAGAGGAACACCAGGAGGAGGAACCACGTCGAGGCGCGCGCCAGACGGGCGGTCAGCGGTCGCTCGAACGCCAGGCGCACGAGGAACGGCGCCAGGGCGCACAGCGCGAAGGCGTAGACCGCGAGCCTGCCCGATTCGCTTCCCGAGGCCCACTCGGGGAGGGCATACAGCACGCCTGTCGATACGGCCGTGATCGCGAACGGGAACGCGCGGAAGAGATCGGCCTCGACGAGCATCTCCTCCAGCACGATCCCCGCCGCGACGCACAGGAACGGGTAGAGCGGGATCCTGTACCAGCCGTAGATCACCCGGAGATCGGCGGTCAGGGCGATGACCGTGGCGTAGACCGCCACCGGGACGAGGAGGGCGCGCTCGCGGCGCAGCGCGGCGATGGCGGCGCACAGCAGGAGCCAGAGGTACCAGCCCCGGCCGAAGTATTTGACGACGACCTTGCCTGCGAGGAGGTCCTGCAGCGACTCCGGCCCGACCCACTTGGTCGTCGACTGCGCCTCGATGATTTTCAGGAAGATGCCGAAGTCGAGCGCCCAGGCGTACAGGAGATAGAGAAGGACGCAGCCGCACGCCGCGCCGAGCGCGAGGAGCGCGCCGCGGTAGCGGCGGCGGGACAGGAGCAGCACCAGCACGACGACGAGAACGGCGATGCCGGTCGCCTTGCTCCAGATGGACAGCCCCGAGAGCGCTCCCGCGAGGACGGCGTCGCGCGCCCGCCCGGATCGATCGTGTCTCTGGACCGCGAGGATGGCGCCCAGGAACAGGATCGACAGGAGACTCTCCGCCTTCACCAGCCTGTGCGCCAGGACGATCACCGGCAGGGTGGCGTAGACCAGCGCGCCGAGGAGCGCCGCCCGTTCCGAGGCTCCGTACTCCCTCGCCACGCGGTACAGCAGGAGAATCCCGATCAGGCTGAGGACGATCGGCACGATCCGCATGACGGGAAGGGTGCACGACAGGAAGTCCCAGGGCGGCAGGTAGGTCGCGGGCTGCGCGAGCGACACCACGACCCCCACGAGGATCGAGAACAGGGGCGGATGATCGAAATAGGGCCACACCAGGACGTACCGGTCGCCGAACCAGCGGAAGTCACGGGTCTGCTCCATCGGGTACCGGTCGGGAAAGGTGCTCCAGGCCTTCGGCACACCGTCGTGCAGGAGCGTCCACCCTTCCCAGGCGTGCTGGTATTCGTCGGCCGTCTCGTGATGGAACGGGACCAGGGCGTAATCGTGGAAGCGCAGCATCGCCCCCAGAATGATGATGCCGCCGAGCGCCAGCGTGACGCGCTCGGCCCGGAGGATGGTCACGAGTCGCGCCGCGGCGCTGCCCTCCCTGCGGGCCAGGAACGCGAGGACCGCGACAGCGACCGCCGCGGCCGCGAGCAGGAGGAAGCCGATCGCGCGGCGGACGCGGGCCCGGGCGACGGCGTCCTGGTCCGGAGCGAGGTTTCCGGAGGGGACCGGACGGAGGGTTTCTCCCGGCGGCTTCCAGGAGAGCACCAGGTGCGCGTCCCCCTGCAGCGCGAGACTGTAGTCGAGCGCCAGCGCGTGCCAGCCGGCGGTGAGGGGTCGCTCGGTGACGGTGTCCGGCTGGGTCTCGACCGGAGCTCCGTCGATCGACAGATGGGCGTCCCCGTGAACGTCGAGCGCGAACCCGTAGGTCCCGGCGCGCGGCGCCAGGAGCAGCCCGCTCCAGTGGATGTGATACGGCGGCATGGAGTCCCGCGGGAAGTCCCCCAGCCGGCTCTGGTTCCAATGAAAGACGTAGGCCGCGTCGAGCCTCTGCGGAACGGAGAAATTGATCTGCGGGTCGACCCTCTCGTGGACCGGCGCCTCGACGCCTCCCTGCCCCGCGACCAGGTACCGCCCCTGGAGTCCCCCGGCCGGCTGGAGCAGGGCGAGGAGGAGAAGGATGAACAGAGCCGCCAGCGCCGTGAGCGCGAGGGCCGCGGGCCGCCCGGGTGATCTCACGGGCTCACTCCCGCCTCACGGCCGGCGCGCGCCATCTCGCTGGCGAGCGCTTCCTGCTCGATCTCCGGCAGGAAGGTTGCGCGGGCGGTACGCATGCCGATCGCCAGCACCTCTTCCTTCGTGAAGCCGAGACGTGTGATCAGGACGGCCCACTCATCCACGAGACTCGTCGAGAACAGGGCCGGGTCGTCGCTGTTGACCGAGATCCTGACGCCTGCGCGGTGCAGGTCTCCGATCGGATGCGTCTCCCAGCCGCGCACGGTTCCGGTCCTGATGTTGCTCGTCGGGCAGCACTCCAAAGGGACACCGCGTTCCCTCAGGACGCCGACGAGGACCGGGTCCTCCAGCGCCCGGACGCCGTGGCCGACGCGCTCGGCCCCCAGGACGTCGATCGCCTCCCACACCGAGCGCGGACCATCGAACTCCCCCGCGTGCACGGTCGTGCGCAAGCCCAGACGGCGGGCCTCCCGATAGGGACCCGCGAAGGCGGCGGTCGGCAGAGCCTTCTCGTCCCCGCCCATTCCGATGCCGATCACGTCATACTGCCTGCAGGCCGCGGCGCTCTGCACGACCTCCTCCATGCCTTCGATGCCGAACTGGCGGACGCCGTCGAGCAGGAAGCGCAGTCGCGGCCCCCCGTCCCGCTCGCGGCGCCGGGCCGAACGGCTCGCCGCGTCGAGGATCTCATCGGCCGACAGACCGCCGGCGCGCCGGAAGATGATCGGGGAACAGAACACCTCGGCGTAGCGGATGTTGTCGTCCTGCAGGCGACGGGACAGATCGTCGACGATCGTCGCGAAATCCTCCGGCCGGCGCAGCTCTGCGCACAGCCGCCGGAAGTTCTGCAGGAAGTCCGGGAAGTCGCGGTGCCGGTAGAGACCGGCCAGCCGCCCGCGCGTCGCGTCGTCGGCCTGCCCTCCCGTCACGCCCGCGATCCGCAAGAGAGTCGGGAGCTCGACCGCACCCTCCAGATGAAGGTGGATTTCCGCTTTGGGGATGCGGCGTGCGAATTCCCGTGGATCGCCTGCGTCAATCACGATGCCATCCCGGCCGCGGGATCAGGCGCGGCTCCTTCAAGCGGCCCTAGGGTCCCGCCGCAGGGGACGGCTGCGGGCTCGGCGGCGCCCCGTCGGTGAAGTGCACGACACCGGCGGCGTCGGTGTACGAGTGGATCGGCTGCGGTGTCGGGATCGCCAACGGCACCGTCCTGGGGGGCGCCGCCAGCAGCAGCGGCTTCTTGCCGCCGAACATCTTGAGAATCCGCGCGACATAGCGGCGGGTCTCGGGATACGGCGGGACCGAACCCGTGGCCAGGACGGCGTTCTCGCCCGCGTTGTAGGCCGCCAGCGCCAGGCGCGAGTCCCCCTTGAACAGGTCCAGCAGATAGCGCATGTAGCGCACGCCGCCGAGGACATTGTCGGCCGGGTTGAACGGATCGGAGACGCCGAATCGCGCGGCCGTGTCGGGCATCAGCTGCATCAGCCCCTGGGCGCCCTTCTCGGAGACCGCGCGCGAGTTGAAATTCGACTCGACCGCGGCGACCGCGAACACCAGATCGGGATGGATGCCGTGCTTGACCGCCGTCCTGTAGATGAGCTCGCGGAACTCCTCGCCGGAGCGGGTCACCGGCAGCGGGCCGTGCCCGGTGTAGGCGCGCAGATCCGCACGGTCGGGCACGTTGGTGAGGACCAGGGAGCCGTCGGCGTTGCGGCGATAGTAGATGTCGTCCCCTGCGAGGATCGGGGCGATGAGACCGGCCGCGGCCAGGATGAGGCAGGCGGCCTGTCTCATCGGGCCGCACCCACCCTGCGGATGACCGTTTCGACGATCTCGAGCGTACGATCCCGTACCGCTTTCAGATCCGCGGGACTCCTGCCGCCCGCCTCGGCCATGTCCGGCCTGCCGCCTCCCCGGCCGTCGAACAGACGGGCCAGCTCCTGCACGATGTCTCCGGCGTGCAGCGGCGGGATGAGGTCCCGGCTGACCGACGCGGTCACGGTGACGCGCTCATCGCGCACCGCCCATTGGACGATGACGCCCGAGGGCAGGCGCCGGCGACTCGCGTCCACGAGCGCCCGCACCGCGTCCTTGTCCAGACCCTCCTGAGGCCCGCGCACCAGCACCTTGATCCCGGCCGCCTCCCGGACGTCCTCCTCCGCTCCGCCGGGTCCGCCGGCCGCCATCGTCACCTTGAGGCGTTCGATCTCGCGCTGCAGGGAACGGTTCTGCTCCAGGAGACGGACGAGCGTCTCGTGCACTTTCGGCTTCTCGACGTTCAGAGCCGACTGCACGGTCTCCACGAGCGCCTTGTCGGCGCGCGCCTCGCGCAGGGCCAGCCGGCCTGCCAGCGCCTCGATGCGCCGGACCCCGGCGGCGATGCCGCGCTCCTGCGCGACCTTCAGGAGACCGATCGAGCCCGTCGACGAGGCGTGCGTGCCGCCGCACAGCTCGATGCTGAATCCGGGCACCTCGACCACCCGCACCACGTCCCCGTACTTGTCTCCGAAGAAGGCCAGCGCCCCCTTGCGGAGCGCCTCGTCGATGGGCATGACACTGGTCTTGATCGGAAGGTCCTGGCGGATGACGTCGTTCACCTCGTCCTCGACCTGGGCCAGGATGTCGTCCGACAGGGCGGCGTAGTGGCTGAAGTCGAAGCGGAAACGGTCGGGATTCACCAGGGATCCGGCCTGCTTCACGTGCAGGCCGACGATGTCGCGCAACGCGGCGTGCAGAAGGTGGGTGGCGTCATGGCTGCGCATCACAGCGTCCCGCCGCGACGCGTCCACCTCGGCGCGCACCGCGTCGCCGACGCGCAGCCGGCCCTCGCGCAGCTCGACCGAGTGCAGGTTCAACCCGGGCAGGGGCGCCTGCGTGTCGCGCACGAAGGCCACGCCGGTCGAGGACGTCAGGTACCCCGTGTCGCCGACCTGCCCGCCCCCCTCGGCGTAGAACGGCGTCCGGTCGAGGAGGATCTGGCCCTCCTCTCCCGCGCCCAACTCGTCCAGGAGAGTGTCGTCGCGGACGATCGCCAGGACGCGCGCCTCCTGCACGATCGTCGCAGCGTAGCCGACGAAATCGGTGGTCCGGACCGGCAGGCGCGCGGCGACCGCGGGCACGGCGGAGGCGATCTCCTTCATCCCCCGGCGCGATCGCTCCCGCTGCTCGTCCATCGCCTTCTCGAACCCGGCCTCGTCGACCGTGAGATGCCAGCCGTGGGCGACGTCCCGGATCAGATCGAGAGGGATCCCGAAGGTGTCGTACAGGCGGAAGGCCTCGGGACCGGGCAGGACCGCCTTCTTCCCGGCGCTCAGGCCGCGCGCGAGATCTTCGACCTTGACCAGCCCCACCGCCAGCGTCGAGGCGAAGCGCTCTTCCTCGCGGCGCGCCGTCTGCGCGATGAGGTCGCGATGGGC harbors:
- the add gene encoding adenosine deaminase, with the protein product MIDAGDPREFARRIPKAEIHLHLEGAVELPTLLRIAGVTGGQADDATRGRLAGLYRHRDFPDFLQNFRRLCAELRRPEDFATIVDDLSRRLQDDNIRYAEVFCSPIIFRRAGGLSADEILDAASRSARRRERDGGPRLRFLLDGVRQFGIEGMEEVVQSAAACRQYDVIGIGMGGDEKALPTAAFAGPYREARRLGLRTTVHAGEFDGPRSVWEAIDVLGAERVGHGVRALEDPVLVGVLRERGVPLECCPTSNIRTGTVRGWETHPIGDLHRAGVRISVNSDDPALFSTSLVDEWAVLITRLGFTKEEVLAIGMRTARATFLPEIEQEALASEMARAGREAGVSP
- a CDS encoding phosphoglucomutase/phosphomannomutase family protein, which codes for MAIRFGTDGWRAVVADGFTFDNVRAVSQAVADLLQEDGGARAPVPVGHDVRFLGPRFAETVAAVLEGNGVPAILPDGPVTTPMVSCQVVAGGAPLGVCITASHNPPEYNGFKIKAAFGGSAPPELTTRVEALLGRTPPRSGAVSGSRRSFLPAYVPRLRSVVDLALIRRNPVRAVVDSMHGSGGRILEDLVRPGRVRVTTVRWEPDPMFGGRAPEPLPDNLGPLRQAVVRLRAHIGIATDGDGDRIAACDETGRVLSPFQVFALVALHLIEHKKWRGAIARTFANTLVAERIARRFGLPFYDLPVGFKHVAKLMREQDVLIGGEESGGIGVKGFLPERDGILIGLLLLEMLSTGDPSLSRRITAMEKEYGRFFYRRVDLSTPVEAARQAVARLRQDPPARLAGLAVTGVDTLDGVKLLLGDAGWILFRGSGTEPLLRVYCEARSAAEVERLIRAGTDRLRRPTRDGGRKVAVPQRPPRVAE
- a CDS encoding glycosyltransferase family 39 protein, which produces MRSPGRPAALALTALAALFILLLLALLQPAGGLQGRYLVAGQGGVEAPVHERVDPQINFSVPQRLDAAYVFHWNQSRLGDFPRDSMPPYHIHWSGLLLAPRAGTYGFALDVHGDAHLSIDGAPVETQPDTVTERPLTAGWHALALDYSLALQGDAHLVLSWKPPGETLRPVPSGNLAPDQDAVARARVRRAIGFLLLAAAAVAVAVLAFLARREGSAAARLVTILRAERVTLALGGIIILGAMLRFHDYALVPFHHETADEYQHAWEGWTLLHDGVPKAWSTFPDRYPMEQTRDFRWFGDRYVLVWPYFDHPPLFSILVGVVVSLAQPATYLPPWDFLSCTLPVMRIVPIVLSLIGILLLYRVAREYGASERAALLGALVYATLPVIVLAHRLVKAESLLSILFLGAILAVQRHDRSGRARDAVLAGALSGLSIWSKATGIAVLVVVLVLLLSRRRYRGALLALGAACGCVLLYLLYAWALDFGIFLKIIEAQSTTKWVGPESLQDLLAGKVVVKYFGRGWYLWLLLCAAIAALRRERALLVPVAVYATVIALTADLRVIYGWYRIPLYPFLCVAAGIVLEEMLVEADLFRAFPFAITAVSTGVLYALPEWASGSESGRLAVYAFALCALAPFLVRLAFERPLTARLARASTWFLLLVFLFTSLKSVDGLLEIYSATRGGR
- the pgsA gene encoding CDP-diacylglycerol--glycerol-3-phosphate 3-phosphatidyltransferase — protein: MINLPTWITIVRIFLTPVLVVVLMTRVTYLETFGLSWQMIGVIVFLLASCTDYLDGWLARRRNQVTTLGILLDPIADKLLTSAAFISLVQIGVARAWMVWIIIGREFAVDGLRMIASSQGITIAASIWGKYKTVSQVVAVVLLIFGNTYLGKWDLAGDIAIWVVVVVATLSAADYFYKFSRRLGVIGAQAGPRGDGLG
- a CDS encoding lytic transglycosylase domain-containing protein — translated: MRQAACLILAAAGLIAPILAGDDIYYRRNADGSLVLTNVPDRADLRAYTGHGPLPVTRSGEEFRELIYRTAVKHGIHPDLVFAVAAVESNFNSRAVSEKGAQGLMQLMPDTAARFGVSDPFNPADNVLGGVRYMRYLLDLFKGDSRLALAAYNAGENAVLATGSVPPYPETRRYVARILKMFGGKKPLLLAAPPRTVPLAIPTPQPIHSYTDAAGVVHFTDGAPPSPQPSPAAGP
- the alaS gene encoding alanine--tRNA ligase, with the protein product MPLHKPSAAWIREEFLRFFEERGHQRVPSSSLIPAQDPTLLFTNAGMNQFKDVFLGRETRPYRRAASSQKCMRVSGKHNDLEQVGRTPRHHTFFEMLGNFSFGDYFKKDAIEYAWDLMTRVFALPKGKLWVTIYLDDEESFGVWSGTIGVPGDRIIRLGEKDNFWSMGDTGPCGPCSEIHFDRAGACAEGRKDCNPGHDCGRFMELWNLVFMQFDRQPGGELRPLAKTGVDTGMGLERIASVLQGVAGNYETDLFRPIVDAAKRLAAKEGGWKDSGKKDDTVALHVIADHVRAMTFLISDGAVPSNDGRGYVLRRIMRRAMRFGRTLGIERPFLCDLSGTVIDIMKDPYEDLVAHRDLIAQTARREEERFASTLAVGLVKVEDLARGLSAGKKAVLPGPEAFRLYDTFGIPLDLIRDVAHGWHLTVDEAGFEKAMDEQRERSRRGMKEIASAVPAVAARLPVRTTDFVGYAATIVQEARVLAIVRDDTLLDELGAGEEGQILLDRTPFYAEGGGQVGDTGYLTSSTGVAFVRDTQAPLPGLNLHSVELREGRLRVGDAVRAEVDASRRDAVMRSHDATHLLHAALRDIVGLHVKQAGSLVNPDRFRFDFSHYAALSDDILAQVEDEVNDVIRQDLPIKTSVMPIDEALRKGALAFFGDKYGDVVRVVEVPGFSIELCGGTHASSTGSIGLLKVAQERGIAAGVRRIEALAGRLALREARADKALVETVQSALNVEKPKVHETLVRLLEQNRSLQREIERLKVTMAAGGPGGAEEDVREAAGIKVLVRGPQEGLDKDAVRALVDASRRRLPSGVIVQWAVRDERVTVTASVSRDLIPPLHAGDIVQELARLFDGRGGGRPDMAEAGGRSPADLKAVRDRTLEIVETVIRRVGAAR